DNA from Nitrospina gracilis Nb-211:
CGGGATCGCACGCCAGCGCCATGGCGATCATGGCACGTTGCCGCTGGCCGCCGCTCAGTTCATGCGGATAACTTTTCGATCGCGTCTGCGGAGAAGGAATTTCCACCTGCCTGAGGAGGTCGATGCTTTTTTCCCGCACTTCTCTGGCGCTGAGGTTGCGGTGAGCACGCAGGGTTTCGGCGATCTGTTCTCCTATGGTGAGCACGGGATTGAGCGACGTCATCGGTTCCTGGAATACCATGCCGATGTCGTTGCCGCGCACGGTGCGCAATGCGTCCTCGTCCAGGGCCAGCAGGTCGCGGCCTCGAAATAGAACGCGTCCCGACGCAATGCGTCCCGGTGGTTCCGGTACCAGGCGTAGAAGAGACAGGGCACTCACGGTTTTGCCACTTCCCGATTCGCCCACCACGGCCAGCGATTCGCCCGCGTTCAGATGATAGCTGATGCCGTTGACGGCGGTGACCTCTTTGCCGTTGACGGAGAAGGTCACTGTCAGGTTCTGGATTTCCAGTTCCGGCGCGGATGCGGTCATGAATTGGAGGTGGATGGAAGGAGAGTGTCTGGTGGGCGGATCATGGCATCATTCCCCTTCCCGCAGGGATTTCCGCCAGCCCGCCGCCCGGGCTTCGGCTTCACTGCAGAACCAGCGCTCGCCGCGCGAGGCGTCGATGAAAGTTTTTTCGTACCATTCGGACTCCGGCAGGTGATAGATTTTTTCCTGCCGGTCGTTGATGTTGCCTTTGATGTCGCACACGCGGGTGGGAGGCGACTGTTCGCTACCGCCGATCCATTTCCCGGTAACCGCAAGCACCAGCACCACGGTCATGGTGAGCAGAATCAACTTGCCCCGCTTGCGCGGTTGCGGTTGCGCGGCAGCCGGCGCGGGGTCCAATGCTTCCTCTTCCGGACTCTGGTGAAAGATGGGAAGCTGGATGATCTTTTCACCCAGTGCGCGCAGGGCTTTCTGCTGTTCCTTCATACTGGCGCGCGACTTGGGGTCGTCCATCAGTTGGTTGTGAAACTCGCGAATCAGGTCGCACAACATTTCCTTCACGCCCGGGTCACCGTGTTGCATGATCTGCTCGAGTTTTTGTTGCAGTTCGCGGTTGCGGTCGTTCGAGTCGTTCATAGTCCCCTGTAATTGGAATACTCACCCATAACCAATTCTAATTCCTGATGCCGAATTTGCAAACCGGTAAAACGGGTGCCCCTTCCGGCTATTGAATGGGTCTGCGATTTTGGATATGCTTGACCCTTTTGCGACTTCTTCAAACGGAATTGAATATGGTGATCTACAGCTGGAACGTCAATGGCATCCGCGCCGTGGCCAAAAAGGGGTTTGGCGACTGGATGGCGTCCGCCTCCCCCGCGCCGGATGTGGTGTGTCTGCAGGAAACAAAAGCACACCCGGAGCAGGTGCCGCCGGAGGTGGCGTACCCCGAAGGCTACGAGGCCTACTGGTGCCCGGCCACGCGCAAAGGATAC
Protein-coding regions in this window:
- a CDS encoding ABC transporter ATP-binding protein; translated protein: MTASAPELEIQNLTVTFSVNGKEVTAVNGISYHLNAGESLAVVGESGSGKTVSALSLLRLVPEPPGRIASGRVLFRGRDLLALDEDALRTVRGNDIGMVFQEPMTSLNPVLTIGEQIAETLRAHRNLSAREVREKSIDLLRQVEIPSPQTRSKSYPHELSGGQRQRAMIAMALACDPAILIADEPTTALDVLVQAQILEFLQRIQQERNMSVLLITHDLGLVANIAHRVLIMYAGEIVESGPVHELFSKPRHPYTRGLIQSIPRPGAKAERKRFHEMKGSVPSLGALPSGCPFHPRCPSAQKKCEIEKPVLESIELNRQVACWYPND
- a CDS encoding sunset domain-containing protein; its protein translation is MNDSNDRNRELQQKLEQIMQHGDPGVKEMLCDLIREFHNQLMDDPKSRASMKEQQKALRALGEKIIQLPIFHQSPEEEALDPAPAAAQPQPRKRGKLILLTMTVVLVLAVTGKWIGGSEQSPPTRVCDIKGNINDRQEKIYHLPESEWYEKTFIDASRGERWFCSEAEARAAGWRKSLREGE